The following proteins are encoded in a genomic region of Cryptomeria japonica chromosome 11, Sugi_1.0, whole genome shotgun sequence:
- the LOC131068354 gene encoding uncharacterized protein LOC131068354 → MEEESFRLGPGLLLDDPDHDRHQMVVFRDDEDEEEKLVECPSASSNEHDMDSDADGEVAGGGGGHMAAGNSSSSLQPTIVNPEPHISAQFYTFNRESHHLMVHCILEGRFASPEEIRSATPPSVLLSWRSVWKDRNEDTAYLTGWKRIQDKLHAHIDEHGNEVLYFKNNSQQYVSHINQWQEIVMSFHGDADLKHLGLKETIERIKQVWTVGAKFYGIPESFIRVCIASCVVCCSDVAASAPRNKRRRFEYTESFEVPAKEVPQNLQQLAAKHKVVLCIRQKYIRYKPFMAEVKDYACHRAGEPNTKRSGVLKRERYTSKRCGCGFRIRAIVPITNYNEKDKTFSYQEEGKAIFKLYAVHSGHEPGPHEGSARIIHRFVGQGSLVEQDQVYANDDSADAFALIRKEDTDSRMSVLQQVHELRMEIGFLESKIANMSHESLVSLSQDLCAITRRLRSVEELPRSTDMLMGKAHSDEVLVTNPGLEEWGEHHHHHDHHHRRQHCGDVKPGEDEDDDIIGGDNGAFGIAEWQRQRLGCSSKTDVVLRDDGHTEKWIDSVKEACPEFDEKSILVCEDSKLCKPIRQDSTIVADGSLVAMHVEGFYQENAKWYEGMPCGLDPNAVCGDDLTHTVQDGFRHGGIA, encoded by the coding sequence ATGGAGGAGGAGAGTTTTAGGCTGGGGCCAGGGCTTCTCCTGGATGACCCTGACCATGACCGCCATCAAATGGTGGTTTTCAGAGACgatgaggatgaggaagagaaaCTGGTGGAGTGCCCCAGCGCCAGCTCTAATGAACATGATATGGATTCTGATGCAGATGGGGAAGTCGCTGGTGGCGGTGGTGGTCACATGGCGGCAGGCAACTCTTCCTCTTCACTGCAACCGACGATCGTGAACCCGGAGCCGCACATATCCGCGCAATTTTATACTTTTAATAGAGAATCGCACCATCTGATGGTGCACTGCATTCTAGAAGGGCGATTCGCGAGCCCGGAGGAGATCCGGAGCGCGACGCCGCCGTCGGTGCTGTTGTCATGGCGGAGCGTTTGGAAGGACCGGAACGAGGATACTGCTTACTTGACGGGGTGGAAGCGCATCCAGGACAAGCTTCATGCCCACATCGACGAACACGGCAACGAGGTACTCTACTTCAAAAACAATTCACAGCAATATGTTTCGCATATTAACCAGTGGCAGGAAATCGTGATGTCGTTTCATGGGGATGCGGATTTGAAGCACTTAGGGCTTAAGGAAACCATCGAGCGCATAAAGCAAGTGTGGACTGTGGGCGCCAAGTTCTATGGCATACCGGAGTCTTTTATTAGGGTTTGCATTGCGTCCTGCGTCGTGTGCTGCTCGGACGTGGCCGCATCGGCCCCGCGAAATAAGCGGCGTAGGTTCGAGTACACGGAGTCGTTCGAGGTGCCCGCTAAGGAGGTGCCGCAAAATCTGCAGCAGCTGGCGGCTAAGCACAAGGTCGTGCTATGCATCAGGCAGAAGTATATCCGTTACAAACCCTTCATGGCGGAGGTGAAGGATTATGCTTGTCACAGGGCCGGTGAGCCCAATACGAAGCGATCTGGGGTTTTGAAGAGGGAGAGGTATACTTCCAAGAGATGTGGCTGTGGGTTTCGGATCAGGGCAATTGTTCCCATTACTAATTATAATGAGAAAGATAAGACTTTTTCTTATCAGGAAGAAGGGAAGGCCATTTTCAAGCTCTATGCAGTTCATTCGGGGCATGAACCTGGTCCGCATGAAGGGAGCGCTAGGATTATTCATCGGTTTGTTGGACAGGGTAGTCTGGTGGAGCAGGATCAGGTGTATGCTAATGACGATTCCGCAGATGCGTTTGCCTTGATTCGGAAGGAAGATACAGATTCTCGGATGTCTGTGCTTCAGCAGGTGCATGAGCTCAGGATGGAGATAGGGTTTTTGGAGTCCAAAATTGCTAACATGTCGCATGAGTCGTTGGTTTCCTTGTCTCAGGATCTGTGTGCAATTACCCGGAGGCTGAGAAGTGTAGAGGAGTTGCCTAGGTCCACGGATATGCTAATGGGTAAGGCACATTCCGACGAGGTTCTTGTTACAAATCCTGGGCTCGAGGAATGGGGAGAGCATCACCATCACCATGATCATCACCATCGGCGCCAGCATTGCGGTGATGTCAAACCAGGGGAAGATGAAGATGACGACATTATTGGGGGAGACAATGGAGCATTTGGCATTGCAGAGTGGCAGAGACAAAGACTTGGGTGCAGTTCAAAAACAGACGTAGTGCTTAGAGACGATGGTCATACCGAGAAGTGGATTGACTCTGTCAAAGAGGCATGTCCTGAGTTTGATGAAAAGAGTATCCTTGTTTGTGAAGATTCTAAACTTTGTAAGCCAATCCGACAGGATAGTACCATTGTAGCAGATGGGAGCTTAGTGGCTATGCATGTGGAGGGATTCTACCAAGAGAATGCCAAGTGGTATGAAGGGATGCCTTGTGGTCTGGATCCAAATGCAGTCTGTGGGGACGATTTAACTCACACTGTTCAAGATGGATTTAGGCATGGTGGCATTGCATAA